The genomic DNA TCGGGCAGGTGCTGCTGACCACCGACGACATGAGCCGCCGCACCCACTACCGCAACGCGCAGCGCACCCTGGAGCAACTGCTCGCCATGGGCGCCGTGCCCGTCGTCAACGAGAACGACACCGTGGCCACCGAGGAGATCCGCTTCGGCGACAACGACCGGCTCGCCGCCCTCGTCGCCCATCTGGCCCGCGCCGACCTGCTGGTGCTCCTCTCCGACGTCGACGGCCTCTACGACGGCCCGCCGAGCGCCCCCGGCGCCTCCCGCATCGCCGAGGTGCGCCACCGCGACGAGCTGGCCGGGGTCCGGCTGGGGACCGCCGGGCGGGCCGGGGTGGGCACGGGCGGCATGGTGACCAAGGTGGAGGCGGCCAGGATCGCCACCGGCGAGGGCGTGCCCGTGGTGCTGACGTCCGCCGTGTACGCGGACGCGGCGCTGGCCGGGCAGCCCACCGGCACGTACTTCCACCCCACCGGGCGGCGTGCCCGCGGCCGGCTGCTGTGGCTCGCGCACGCCTCGACCCCGCTGGGGGCGCTGGTGCTGGACGACGGCGCGGTACGGGCCGTGACCGAGCGGCGCACGTCGCTGCTGCCGGCGGGGATCAAGGAGGTGGAGGGCAGGTTCACCGCGGGCGACCCGGTGGAGCTGCGGGACACCTCGGGCCGGGCGGTCGCGCGCGGGCTCGTCGCCTTCGACGCCGAGGAGCTGCCGC from Streptomyces sp. CMB-StM0423 includes the following:
- the proB gene encoding glutamate 5-kinase encodes the protein MKVGSSSLTTAAGGLDADRVDALVDALAKHGDREIVLVSSGAIAAGLAPLGLGKRPRDLARQQAAASVGQGLLMARYTASYARYARRVGQVLLTTDDMSRRTHYRNAQRTLEQLLAMGAVPVVNENDTVATEEIRFGDNDRLAALVAHLARADLLVLLSDVDGLYDGPPSAPGASRIAEVRHRDELAGVRLGTAGRAGVGTGGMVTKVEAARIATGEGVPVVLTSAVYADAALAGQPTGTYFHPTGRRARGRLLWLAHASTPLGALVLDDGAVRAVTERRTSLLPAGIKEVEGRFTAGDPVELRDTSGRAVARGLVAFDAEELPRLLGRSTRELAKELGPAYEREVVHRDDLVVLDN